One window of the Tachypleus tridentatus isolate NWPU-2018 chromosome 10, ASM421037v1, whole genome shotgun sequence genome contains the following:
- the LOC143229256 gene encoding LOW QUALITY PROTEIN: katanin p60 ATPase-containing subunit A-like 1 (The sequence of the model RefSeq protein was modified relative to this genomic sequence to represent the inferred CDS: inserted 1 base in 1 codon) produces MAFASVELKYMTENIYKMNLSIADICENTKMGREFALLGNYETALVYYQGVVQQIHRLLQTINDPIRKERWQQIQQQIAQEYEQVKDIQNILNGFKSDSHCDRPINTRMTYDEVPCDPDIWPPPSARDPDIWPPPTPIEHKPGPPVRQPRVGRRSEATKASNVSRGSNSNKTGGEKVSKRGESRNAKREEKSKKENKKEEAKEETKEDKEKDEKKFDSTGYDKDLVEMLERDILQKHPNVRWDDIADLEEAKRLLEEAVVLPMWMPDFFKGIRRPWKGVLMVGPPGTGKTMLAKAVATECGTTFFNVSSSTLTSKYXGESEKLVRLLFEMARFYAPSTIFVDEIDSLCSRRGTDSEHEASRRVKSELLIQMDGITNNEDPSKVVMVLAATNFPWDIDEALRRRLEKRIYIPLPNSDGREALLRINLKEVEVTEDLDISEVASKLDGYSGADITNVCRDASMMAMRRKIAGLTPDEIRNLPKEELELPVSPGDFEEAMRKINKSVSKQDLEKYEEWMAEFGSI; encoded by the exons ATGGCGTTTGCAAGCGTCGAACTTAAATATATG ACTGAAAACATATACAAGATGAACCTTAGTATTGCAGATATTTGTGAAAATACTAAGATGGGACGAGAGTTTGCCCTTTTAGGGAATTATGAAACAGCACTAGTGTACTATCAAGGAGTTGTCCAGCAGATTCATAGACTTCTTCAAACGATCAATGATCCGATAAGAAAAGAACGCTGGCAACAG ATCCAACAACAGATTGCCCAGGAATATGAACAGGTAAAAGACATTCAGAACATTTTAAATGGTTTTAAGTCTGATAGTCATTGTGATCGACCTATAAATACACGAATGACATATGATGAAGTTCCATGTGACCCTGATATCTGGCCTCCTCCATCAGCACGAGACCCAGATATCTGGCCTCCACCAACTCCTATTGAACACAA gcCTGGGCCACCAGTACGACAACCACGTGTTGGAAGAAGAAGTGAAGCAACAAAGGCATCTAACGTTTCACGAGGCAGCAACAGCAATAAGACTGGAGGAGAAAAAGTATCTAAGAGAGGGGAGAGTAGAAATGCAAAACGAGAGGAAAAgtctaaaaaagaaaataaaaaagaagaagcTAAGGAAGAAACAAAAGAGGATAAG gagaaagatgaaaaaaaatttgATTCAACTGGATATGACAAGGATCTGGTAGAAATGTTGGAACGAGACATCCTTCAAAAGCATCCTAATGTTCGTTGGGATGACATAGCAGACTTAGAAGAGGCTAAGAGATTATTAGAAGAAGCTGTTGTTTTGCCGATgtggatgccagatttttttaAAGGTATCCGTAGGCCATGGAAg GGAGTTCTGATGGTGGGTCCACCAGGAACAGGAAAAACAATGTTAGCTAAAGCTGTAGCCACAGAGTGTGGAACTACTTTCTTCAATGTTTCTTCTTCAACCTTGACTTCTAAAT AGGGGGAATCAGAAAAGCTAGTACGTCTTCTGTTTGAAATG gctCGTTTCTATGCTCCCAGCACGATCTTTGTGGATGAAATTGATTCACTGTGTTCCCGTAGAGGGACAGATTCTGAACATGAGGCAAGTCGACGAGTTAAGTCTGAATTGCTCATTCAAATGGATG GCATCACTAACAATGAAGATCCAAGCAAGGTTGTAATGGTACTAGCAGCAACTAACTTTCCATGGGATATTGATGAAGCATTGAGAAGACGACTGGAGAAAAGGATCTACATTCCTCTTCCTAACT ccGATGGTCGTGAAGCTCTATTAAGAATCAACTTGAAAGAGGTTGAAGTCACTGAAGATCTGGACATTTCTGAAGTTGCAAGCAAGTTAGATGGTTATTCAGGCGCTGACATTACAAATGTTTGTCG AGATGCTTCAATGATGGCAATGAGGAGAAAGATTGCTGGACTTACTCCAGATGAAATACGGAACTTGCCCAAAGAAGAACTAGAGCTCCCAGTGAGCCCAGGTGATTTTGAAGAAGCTATGAGGAAAATTAACAAGTCTGTCAGTAAGCAAGATTTGGAAAAATACGAAGAGTGGATGGCCGAGTTTGGGTCTATTTAA